The Vitis vinifera cultivar Pinot Noir 40024 chromosome 1, ASM3070453v1 DNA segment TCAACCAGGCCGATCGGCCAGCTTTTCCGGTAACATCATGAACGATGACCACCACTAAGCTGCTTAAGTAGCTAGCCCCTGCTATAGTGCAAAAGAACAAAGAATTAGCAATACTTCTCATGTTCTCCGGAAATTCTTTGTTATAGAATTCGATCTGTCCAATTATATTGAATGCTTCAGCAAAGCCCATTAGGATGAGCTGAGGAGCTAGCCACATGACTGACATAGGTGCAATCCCATGAGGCCCGGCTTGCAGAATAGCAGAAGCCCTTCTCTCTCGTTCGACCAATCCTGAAACCACCATGGACAGAATGGAGAAAACAATGCCAATTCCCATTCTTTGGAGAAGTGTAATTCCTCCTTCATGTTTAGTGATTTTTTGGAGGGCGGGTACAAGGATACGATCATAGAACGGAACCCATATCCCTACTGTAAGCATGGATATTACTATGAGTGAGCCTGcaggaatttgaaatttgggTCCGAGGTGTCTATCCATTTTCAGGGCTTGTGATACAGTGAATGTTCCTTGTTGTGATATGGCAGTGAAGCAAATGATACCAGATGCCCAAACTGGGATTATTTTTAGCAGGCATTTCACTTCTTCAACCTGCTGGATGCTGCAAAGCCTCCATTGATTTGAAGGGCAACCATTGGCATCCTTCTCGCCCTCCAGTATCACAGCAGCTTTGTTTAGCCACCTaggcaaagagaaaaaaataaaagatttacaAAACACATATTAATAAGTAATAACTCTATACACTTTGAAAAATAACACTCAGTGCCTCTCACACACTCCATACATATCTACATATGTAATTCATCTGAGAAACCATCTTTGAGTTCATTACCATATTTTACTGTCTGAAAATCTTATCCTTGTTGACGTCGAGAAACTGCTTGGTGTCCAAAAATATGTCTAACGGTAGTGTattaatctttaaaaaataaaataaaataagaagataGTGTTTCGGGCATTTATCAACAGGCCCACCCACCTTccacatattattttatagttttgtgCAAAATctgattatttaattaataaaacatgaaatgATTAAAGAAATCATGTGTTGGAGTGATTTGCCTACTTATATCCAATTGTCGACACCCTTCACGACAGAAAGCATTTTGGTGGTTGGATCTCCATATTGTTCATCTAATTAACTTACGCTATGATTAGAAAATCTTGGTCATGATAGAGATATGTCACCTGAACCGTTTGGTGAAGGGGAGCTTGGCCACTATACTCCCCTTCGTCAATGGTGGATCATAGTATGCACCCTCCTTCTCTCCTTCCACCGGAATCTTCACCCGGCGCTTCTTGTAAGCCGCAACAAAAACTCGTGCAATGCCGGAAAATATACTGCCCTCCGGCTTCACGTACACGTAAACCCTTGTTCCGAGGAAGAACAGGATGATGGAACCCACCATGAGCAATGTAGGAATCCCAAAGCCTAAGACCCAGCTGACAGAGTCTTGGATGTAGACAACCAAAGTGAGAGCTATCATCAGCACCAATGTAAATGAGGTGTAGTACCAATTATAGAAGCTGTTAATCCCTCTTCTTCCTTGTTCAGTGGTGGGATCAAACTGGTCCACCCCAAATGGTATGCTGCATGGCCTGATTCCACCTGTGCCTATGGTTAGAAATCCTAGGCCCAGGAACAAAATCCCCATTTGAGCTGATGTGGGCCCAGTGCATTGATCATTTTGTTGCTGGTCTTCTGTGCATGATGGAGGATGCAACTGAGGAATCCATGACGTCAGAGTCAAAGTCACCATGCCCTGTCAACCActcaaatgtttttaacatagaATTGCAAGTCTGAATCTGAATAATATTGAAGATAAACTACATGAATAAAAGATCTGTGCGGGTGTGTTGTTAGCCGCACAAAAACTGAGGAAAACGACATTTGATACATGTGGCTAAATAGCTTGATCACTAGCCGAGCACAGCAtattaaaacaaacaaatgaaacaaatgATGGGGGTTTAGTTTTCAGTTTCCCAAGGAAAATGGTGTCTCTAAATGAATATTCTTTTTGGAGAAGTTGGCCTTTTGTggaattatattaatatataattcccagcatatatattaatataataatattggcATCCGATACAATATGAGCGAGCAGTGATAGGTAGGTGGCCTGACCTGTCTTTAATTTTACCATTAATTTCCTTTTGCTGACACGCTCTTGAATGATACGATTTATTGGTCGGTAGGATGGCATTAATGAATAAGGGAATAATATTCTTAATTATGGAAGCAGCCaaatttccttctttccttctTGCTTGCATGCCCATTTAAAGTAGATAAGACATTGAGGAATGGAACTTACTTCTAACTGGTACCCCCTAACAAAATTAGGTTCTGAGtaccaaacaaactcttaattcGTGGATGCTTTTGGTCTCTTCAATTATTAAGTTTGATATACTTGCAATAGTTTAGTGGTAGTGTTTGATCATAATGCTTCTTATTAAAATAGGGGTGACCTAACTTTGACTTTGTTGACGAGACAATTAATGAATCTATAATTAGAGAGGAAATTAAATCACTACTCTTTAGCTAGACTCCCCATTTAAAGTATCTAACATAACtgattttcctattttcattattttgattttctataattaatttattttgtaattgcaACATCTTATATATAAGAAACTGATCATCAAAGTGAAGAAACActtaaaaataaggaaataaaaaagtgaGAATAGACCAGAGAAATTTGGAAAAGAACAATATAAGCTGTC contains these protein-coding regions:
- the LOC100250071 gene encoding protein NRT1/ PTR FAMILY 2.13, whose protein sequence is MSTVDAKHQASPLTSSWSSSPPPKSKPLDNEPEKSKHDAVVSSDVSDEGPRKPGGWNSMVYILGNETFERLATFGLLANFMVYLLNEFHLDQVYATNVLNIWSGTTNFAPLVGAFISDACVGRFRTIAFASFASLLGMVTLTLTSWIPQLHPPSCTEDQQQNDQCTGPTSAQMGILFLGLGFLTIGTGGIRPCSIPFGVDQFDPTTEQGRRGINSFYNWYYTSFTLVLMIALTLVVYIQDSVSWVLGFGIPTLLMVGSIILFFLGTRVYVYVKPEGSIFSGIARVFVAAYKKRRVKIPVEGEKEGAYYDPPLTKGSIVAKLPFTKRFRWLNKAAVILEGEKDANGCPSNQWRLCSIQQVEEVKCLLKIIPVWASGIICFTAISQQGTFTVSQALKMDRHLGPKFQIPAGSLIVISMLTVGIWVPFYDRILVPALQKITKHEGGITLLQRMGIGIVFSILSMVVSGLVERERRASAILQAGPHGIAPMSVMWLAPQLILMGFAEAFNIIGQIEFYNKEFPENMRSIANSLFFCTIAGASYLSSLVVVIVHDVTGKAGRSAWLTKNINQGKVDYYYYLLAGMGVLNLIYFLFCARRYRYKSGHGVTEEEPHLDLELNQLKH